The Lewinellaceae bacterium genome has a segment encoding these proteins:
- a CDS encoding APC family permease yields the protein MKATKKLNELAATAICGNDISSSCLYVSALAIIYAGQYAWLALLIVAGVLFLFRKIYGEVVGALPLNGGAYNALLNTTSKSTASLAATLTLLSYMATAVISASEAMHYVHSIWHNMPVIFATGLLLAFFLGLTILGIGESSKVAIVIFITHLVSLTMLAGFCGFYIMKTGFGVLLENYAMPLNGGIKQAIFFGFAAAMLGISGFESSANFVEEQAKGVFPKTLRNMWIVVTVFNPLMAFLALAIIAIPDVTANQEALLSFMGHKVGGNWLSTAISVDAALVLSGAVLTSYVGVSGLLERMTLDRILPQFFLKKNNRGSAYRILFMFFLLCISILLITEGQLGALAGVYTISFLLVMTLFGAGNILLKLRRSKLPRPENASPLAIFLAIGAVVIAIIGNAIMNPHYVGVFLEYFIPALLLVTIMLNRTKLLWGILELIKYLFEPVRRSVKYTNRYILRLIDEINSQEFIFFTNHDDVAVLNRVMLYISKNEHTQKLRIVSVLGENDRIPERLISDVEVLDREYPDIKIEFIEMKGTFTPALIKELSQKWNIPVNFMFIGSPSDQFPYRIEELGGVRLII from the coding sequence TTGAAAGCCACAAAAAAACTGAACGAATTGGCCGCTACGGCCATTTGTGGAAACGACATCAGCTCTTCCTGCCTGTATGTCTCGGCACTTGCCATCATTTATGCCGGTCAATATGCCTGGCTGGCCCTGTTGATCGTAGCGGGGGTGTTGTTTTTATTCAGGAAAATTTATGGAGAGGTGGTAGGAGCGTTGCCGCTCAATGGGGGCGCTTACAACGCACTACTCAATACCACCAGCAAATCCACCGCCTCCCTCGCGGCAACGCTTACTTTGCTGTCCTACATGGCGACGGCAGTGATCTCTGCCAGTGAAGCCATGCATTATGTGCACAGCATCTGGCACAATATGCCCGTCATTTTTGCCACCGGGTTACTGCTTGCCTTTTTTCTGGGACTCACCATTCTCGGAATAGGGGAATCTTCCAAAGTAGCGATCGTCATATTCATCACTCATCTTGTTTCCCTTACCATGTTGGCTGGTTTTTGTGGTTTTTACATCATGAAAACAGGATTCGGGGTTTTATTGGAAAATTATGCAATGCCTCTTAATGGTGGAATCAAGCAAGCTATATTTTTTGGATTTGCGGCAGCCATGCTCGGAATTTCCGGATTTGAAAGTTCTGCCAATTTTGTGGAAGAACAGGCCAAGGGCGTTTTTCCGAAAACTTTGAGAAATATGTGGATTGTGGTCACCGTATTCAATCCGCTGATGGCTTTTTTGGCCCTGGCCATTATCGCCATTCCCGATGTAACGGCTAACCAGGAAGCCTTGCTTTCCTTCATGGGCCATAAAGTAGGAGGGAATTGGCTGTCTACCGCCATTTCCGTGGATGCCGCCCTGGTGCTGAGTGGAGCCGTTCTGACGTCTTATGTCGGCGTAAGCGGGTTATTGGAAAGGATGACCCTCGACCGGATTTTGCCCCAGTTTTTTCTCAAAAAAAATAACCGGGGAAGTGCGTATCGAATACTCTTTATGTTCTTCCTTTTGTGCATTTCCATTTTGCTGATCACAGAAGGGCAATTGGGGGCTTTGGCCGGTGTTTATACCATTTCGTTTCTTTTGGTCATGACTTTGTTTGGCGCAGGCAATATTTTATTGAAATTGAGGCGTTCCAAACTACCCCGCCCGGAGAATGCTTCCCCGTTAGCTATCTTTTTGGCTATAGGAGCCGTGGTGATCGCCATCATCGGTAATGCCATCATGAATCCTCACTACGTGGGCGTTTTTCTGGAATATTTCATTCCAGCCTTATTGCTGGTGACCATTATGCTCAATCGCACCAAATTATTGTGGGGTATATTGGAACTGATCAAATATTTGTTTGAACCCGTTCGGCGATCCGTGAAGTATACCAATAGGTATATTTTGAGGCTGATCGATGAGATCAATTCCCAGGAATTTATATTCTTTACCAACCATGACGATGTGGCCGTGCTCAACAGGGTGATGCTCTACATCAGCAAAAATGAACATACCCAAAAGCTGAGAATCGTTTCCGTATTGGGAGAAAACGATCGCATTCCTGAACGACTGATAAGCGATGTGGAAGTGCTTGACCGGGAATATCCTGATATTAAGATTGAATTTATTGAGATGAAGGGCACATTCACACCGGCACTGATTAAAGAGCTTTCACAAAAATGGAATATTCCTGTCAATTTTATGTTTATTGGTTCCCCCAGCGATCAATTCCCCTACCGGATAGAAGAATTGGGCGGGGTGAGGTTGATCATTTAA
- a CDS encoding mechanosensitive ion channel gives MFLVIFKPFRGHDRIKFRDNFVGIEEDITLRHTIIRDMENNRVVVPNSVIGNEVLINLHLGDSRVCKVIDVSVRYSPDINLA, from the coding sequence GTGTTTTTGGTGATTTTCAAACCATTCAGGGGTCACGACCGGATAAAATTCAGGGATAATTTTGTTGGAATAGAGGAAGACATTACCTTGAGGCATACCATCATCAGAGATATGGAAAACAATCGTGTCGTGGTGCCGAATTCCGTGATCGGAAATGAAGTATTGATCAATTTGCATTTGGGCGACAGCCGGGTTTGTAAGGTCATCGATGTGAGCGTTAGGTACAGTCCCGACATCAACCTTGCTTAG
- a CDS encoding YHYH protein has translation MKKFLFSIALLSYVLISYAQDHPAITSWLQNTTQTGSYYMSGNPTPIDNGILTNCQQVEYSEDYVYVSTHGIPSYPTGPFLDGNPSLAENQNAIFKFPLNPQPNSGTPTPTNGGNIGVFINGVALFDYRDGVGWNSATNALCGGPGNPPCPGGPMAGSNWMRDAVPAERGGFDCAKGHPAMGNYHHHQNPSAFKLDLEVVSNICNLYDAEGLYVIDETQHSPLIGFAYDGFPIYGAYGYKNADGTGGITRIKSGYQLRNITTRTHHADGTDVPDGPNVNGTYFLGYFREDYEFISHPDQADYLDEHNGRFCVTPEYPEGTYAYFATVDENWNSTYPYVVGPTFYGVAANRKVNSINEATTVYSGTTGITENEFKQMNISIFPNPASDLIAIQLSNLVEDDLLVELLDISGKLVNSTKVNKGSTIAYFDVQTVYAGTYFIRISNNSLNTTKKVIITKQ, from the coding sequence ATGAAGAAATTTCTGTTTTCTATTGCCTTGTTAAGTTATGTGTTGATAAGCTACGCCCAAGACCATCCGGCCATCACCTCCTGGCTACAAAACACTACCCAAACCGGTAGCTATTATATGTCCGGCAACCCGACGCCCATCGATAATGGTATTTTGACCAATTGCCAACAGGTGGAATATTCCGAGGATTATGTGTATGTGTCCACCCATGGCATACCCTCCTATCCGACGGGGCCCTTTCTTGACGGCAATCCTTCCCTTGCGGAAAATCAAAACGCAATTTTCAAATTTCCGCTTAACCCTCAGCCTAATAGTGGTACCCCAACACCTACCAATGGAGGCAATATCGGAGTTTTTATCAATGGAGTAGCTCTTTTTGACTACCGCGACGGGGTGGGGTGGAATTCCGCTACCAATGCCCTTTGCGGAGGACCTGGCAATCCGCCTTGTCCCGGTGGCCCCATGGCGGGATCGAATTGGATGAGGGATGCGGTTCCGGCAGAAAGAGGCGGTTTCGATTGTGCCAAAGGGCATCCTGCGATGGGCAATTACCATCATCATCAAAACCCCTCCGCTTTCAAATTGGACCTGGAGGTAGTTTCCAATATTTGTAATTTGTATGATGCCGAAGGCTTGTACGTTATTGATGAAACCCAACATTCCCCCTTGATAGGATTTGCCTATGACGGTTTCCCGATTTATGGTGCCTATGGTTATAAAAATGCAGATGGGACCGGCGGCATTACTCGCATTAAATCAGGGTATCAATTAAGGAACATCACCACCAGAACCCACCACGCCGACGGAACGGATGTGCCCGACGGACCGAATGTCAATGGCACCTATTTTTTGGGATATTTTAGAGAAGATTATGAATTCATCTCCCATCCCGATCAGGCAGACTACCTGGACGAACACAACGGGCGATTTTGTGTGACGCCGGAGTATCCGGAAGGTACCTATGCTTACTTTGCCACGGTGGATGAAAACTGGAACTCCACTTATCCTTATGTGGTGGGGCCTACTTTTTATGGGGTGGCTGCCAATAGAAAAGTCAATTCGATCAATGAAGCCACAACAGTATATTCAGGCACTACCGGAATTACGGAAAATGAGTTTAAGCAAATGAACATTTCCATTTTCCCCAATCCTGCCTCAGACCTCATTGCCATCCAGCTCAGCAACCTGGTGGAAGATGACCTGCTTGTTGAATTATTGGATATTTCCGGGAAATTGGTCAATTCAACAAAAGTGAACAAGGGCAGTACCATCGCCTATTTTGATGTACAGACGGTATATGCCGGTACTTATTTTATCAGAATCTCGAACAACAGCCTGAATACCACTAAAAAGGTGATCATAACAAAACAGTAA
- a CDS encoding c-type cytochrome translates to MKMKFHLLLFITCCCSAFVAGNIIWLQYPEYFPAPEYDFNKNPLSKAKIELGRALFYDPVLSKDNTISCASCHSPYNAFAHTDHDLSHGIYDQIGTRNAPALFNLAWQKSFMWDGAINHLDMQALAPISHPGEMGENLENVVLKLQKKKVYPGLFFQAFQDSVVTGEHILKALSQFQLTLVSANSKYDDVKKGGAQFTEQEKKGYVLFQNKCNACHTEPLFSNYGFANNGLPVDTTLNDYGKWKITQQPSDSLLFKIPSLRNLSYTYPYMHDGRFKKLSQVLRHYTDGIAQNKTLADELKKGVPLTEVEQADLIAFLLTLNDKTFVFDPDFQFPKKIFFPTEGFKKKHCLIQKQKHPLT, encoded by the coding sequence ATGAAGATGAAATTTCACTTATTATTGTTCATAACCTGTTGCTGTTCGGCTTTCGTCGCGGGGAACATAATCTGGTTGCAATACCCGGAATATTTCCCGGCTCCTGAATACGATTTTAACAAAAATCCATTGTCCAAAGCAAAAATTGAATTGGGCAGAGCCTTGTTTTACGACCCGGTTTTATCCAAAGACAATACGATTTCCTGTGCTTCCTGCCATTCCCCCTACAATGCTTTTGCCCATACGGACCACGATTTGAGTCACGGCATCTATGATCAGATCGGGACCCGCAATGCGCCCGCCCTCTTTAACCTCGCCTGGCAAAAGTCTTTTATGTGGGACGGGGCGATCAATCATCTCGATATGCAGGCGCTGGCACCCATCAGCCATCCCGGGGAAATGGGCGAAAACCTGGAGAACGTGGTGCTTAAATTGCAAAAGAAAAAAGTTTATCCTGGGCTGTTTTTCCAGGCGTTTCAGGATAGCGTGGTCACCGGTGAGCATATTTTAAAAGCCTTATCTCAATTTCAACTGACCCTGGTATCAGCAAATTCGAAATACGACGACGTAAAAAAGGGGGGAGCCCAATTTACTGAGCAGGAAAAAAAAGGGTATGTATTATTTCAAAATAAATGCAATGCCTGTCATACGGAGCCCCTGTTTTCAAATTATGGTTTTGCCAATAATGGTCTTCCTGTGGATACGACCCTGAATGACTACGGAAAATGGAAAATCACTCAACAACCCAGTGACAGTTTGCTGTTTAAAATACCTTCTCTCCGCAATTTGAGTTACACCTATCCGTATATGCACGACGGGCGGTTTAAAAAACTGAGCCAGGTACTCCGTCATTACACCGACGGAATAGCGCAAAACAAAACCCTGGCCGATGAATTAAAAAAAGGTGTTCCACTCACGGAGGTGGAGCAGGCGGACCTGATTGCTTTCCTGCTGACGCTCAACGATAAAACATTTGTTTTCGACCCCGATTTTCAATTTCCTAAAAAAATATTTTTCCCGACTGAAGGATTTAAAAAAAAACATTGTCTAATTCAAAAACAAAAACATCCATTGACATGA
- a CDS encoding CotH kinase family protein, whose protein sequence is MKYLFFSLLILAGTMSHAQDFYHLNTIQTIEITFAQSNWDQLLDNEYASNGGYIMAQSIKINGVELDSIGVKYKGNSTYSPNQVKNPFHIELDTYKEHSYEGYTDIKLSNVAKDPSFLREVLSYQILRQYMDAPLSNFANVYVNGTLIGLYTNSEAVSKKFVKSRFYSNDNTFFKCNPPDGAGPQSSALPNLVYLGQDSSAYYDAYELKSDDGWGELIDLCDTLINNINDIEQILDVDRALWMLAFDNVLVNLDSYIGGFAQNYYLYRDDYGRFIPVVWDLNESFGRFSMTGSGNLNTITAKRQMSHLLNANDADFPLVQKLLSVPMYKRMYLAHVKTILLENFDNDTYYLTGQSLQTLVDAAVQADNNKFFTYSNFISNLTNDITGGPGPGGGSTPGITSLMDGRNTYLLGLPDFTATAPVIDNIVLSNETPIINETITLSASVTDANAVYLGFRSELGAPFTRMQMFDDGAHNDGGANDGTYGVALEINNSFIQYYLYAENNTIGMFSPDRAEHEYHTITATTSSPTVGDLVINEFMASNETTVADQDGEYDDWIELFNNSASAIDLEGYFLSDDANDLMQWAFPAGTTIDGNGYVVVWADNDEEQADLHANFKLSASAESVFLVNASGVIVDEVSFVDQTADISYGRYPNGTGSFQTMTPTFNGENNGTTATSNPTLESIAIKASPNPAKTSFYLEISALEQKERAVSVYNLNGTVLYQQSILNNTWIDTSDWTPGMYIVRVDNAFLKMVIH, encoded by the coding sequence ATGAAGTATTTATTTTTTTCTCTTTTGATTTTGGCGGGAACCATGTCCCATGCGCAGGACTTTTACCACCTCAACACCATTCAAACCATTGAAATTACCTTTGCCCAAAGCAACTGGGACCAGTTGCTGGATAATGAATACGCCAGCAATGGCGGCTATATCATGGCTCAAAGCATCAAAATCAATGGAGTCGAATTGGACAGCATTGGCGTGAAATACAAAGGCAATAGTACCTACAGTCCCAACCAGGTCAAAAATCCGTTTCACATTGAACTGGACACTTACAAAGAACATTCCTATGAGGGATACACGGATATAAAACTAAGCAATGTCGCCAAAGATCCTTCTTTTCTGAGGGAAGTCCTGTCGTACCAGATTTTACGGCAATATATGGATGCCCCGCTTTCCAATTTTGCCAATGTTTATGTCAATGGAACCTTGATCGGATTGTACACCAACTCCGAAGCGGTGTCCAAAAAATTTGTCAAAAGCAGGTTCTACTCCAATGACAATACCTTTTTTAAATGCAATCCGCCCGATGGGGCCGGGCCACAATCCAGTGCTTTACCTAACCTGGTATATTTGGGCCAGGACAGTTCCGCGTATTACGACGCTTATGAATTAAAGTCTGATGACGGATGGGGTGAATTGATAGACCTCTGTGATACACTTATTAATAACATTAATGATATTGAGCAAATCCTCGATGTTGACAGAGCTTTATGGATGCTTGCGTTTGATAATGTTTTGGTTAACCTGGATAGTTATATTGGTGGATTTGCTCAGAATTATTATTTATACCGCGATGATTATGGACGCTTCATTCCGGTAGTTTGGGATTTAAATGAATCTTTTGGGCGCTTTTCTATGACTGGATCAGGCAACCTCAATACCATAACCGCTAAAAGACAAATGAGCCATCTACTCAATGCCAATGATGCCGACTTCCCGCTCGTCCAAAAGTTGCTGAGTGTGCCCATGTACAAACGGATGTATCTTGCTCACGTCAAAACCATCCTCCTGGAAAATTTTGATAATGATACTTATTACCTTACCGGGCAATCCCTTCAGACCCTCGTTGATGCAGCCGTTCAGGCAGATAACAACAAATTTTTCACCTATAGTAATTTTATCAGCAATTTAACCAACGATATTACTGGCGGCCCTGGACCCGGCGGCGGCTCTACACCTGGCATTACCAGCCTCATGGATGGAAGAAATACCTATCTTTTGGGATTGCCGGATTTTACGGCCACCGCACCTGTCATTGACAATATCGTTTTATCCAATGAGACGCCTATCATCAACGAAACGATTACCCTTTCAGCATCCGTTACTGATGCCAATGCAGTATATCTCGGTTTTCGAAGTGAATTGGGAGCTCCTTTCACCAGAATGCAAATGTTCGATGACGGGGCGCATAATGATGGTGGAGCCAATGATGGCACTTATGGGGTAGCGTTGGAAATAAATAACTCCTTTATCCAATATTACCTCTATGCGGAAAACAACACCATTGGGATGTTTTCCCCTGATCGGGCAGAGCATGAATACCATACGATAACTGCGACGACCTCCAGCCCGACGGTGGGTGACCTGGTGATCAATGAATTTATGGCTTCCAATGAAACAACGGTGGCAGACCAGGATGGTGAATATGATGACTGGATAGAATTGTTCAACAACAGTGCCTCAGCCATTGATTTGGAAGGATATTTCCTTTCCGATGATGCCAACGATCTCATGCAATGGGCCTTTCCTGCCGGCACCACCATCGACGGAAACGGTTACGTAGTGGTTTGGGCCGACAATGATGAAGAACAGGCTGACCTTCATGCTAATTTTAAATTATCAGCATCGGCAGAGTCCGTTTTTTTGGTAAATGCTTCAGGGGTTATCGTCGATGAAGTGAGTTTTGTGGATCAGACCGCAGATATTTCCTATGGCAGATACCCAAATGGTACCGGAAGTTTTCAGACGATGACGCCAACTTTTAACGGAGAAAATAATGGAACCACGGCTACGTCAAATCCAACTTTGGAATCTATCGCCATTAAAGCCTCTCCTAACCCGGCAAAAACATCTTTTTATCTGGAGATCAGTGCATTGGAACAAAAGGAAAGAGCCGTGTCTGTGTACAACCTGAACGGAACAGTATTGTATCAACAATCTATTCTAAACAATACCTGGATTGATACGTCAGATTGGACGCCCGGAATGTATATCGTCAGGGTGGATAATGCTTTTTTGAAAATGGTGATTCATTAA
- a CDS encoding DUF1566 domain-containing protein has translation MKNIGFFLLPAFLFLFATCEKNPVTPNPIDDLPDIAGYPIVGTHQTVAYNNQTEMAVPGIGDAFYGQNANYQGIAPSYKDNGNGTITDLVTGLMWSKTPDMDEDGDIDVADKMTADDAVAFAASYKVGGYTDWRLPTIKELYSLIIFSGVDPSGYEGTSTSGLFPFINTDYFDFAYGDTDAGERIIDAQYATTSMYVDGNLLFGVNFADGRIKGYGLQMPFGSGEKTFFVMYVRGNTTYGENDFTDNGDGTITDKATNLMWMQDDNGAGVYWEEALTYAENFEYAGYTDWRLPDVKELQSIVDYTRSPGTTHSAAMDPLFHCTEMINEAGQSDYPFFWSSTTHSNWTNMAGNHAAYVSFGRALGYMSDWVDVHGAGAQRSDPKTGDPADFSTGFGPQGDAIRIYNYVRLVRTIQN, from the coding sequence ATGAAAAATATTGGATTTTTCCTTTTGCCAGCCTTTTTGTTCCTTTTTGCTACTTGTGAAAAGAATCCTGTTACCCCCAATCCCATAGATGATTTACCGGATATTGCCGGTTATCCCATTGTGGGAACCCATCAGACGGTTGCTTATAATAACCAAACCGAGATGGCTGTTCCGGGAATCGGGGATGCCTTTTATGGTCAAAATGCCAATTACCAGGGCATCGCTCCTTCTTATAAAGATAATGGGAATGGGACCATCACCGATCTTGTGACTGGTCTGATGTGGTCAAAAACGCCTGACATGGATGAGGATGGTGACATCGACGTGGCGGATAAAATGACGGCTGACGATGCTGTTGCCTTTGCCGCTTCCTATAAAGTTGGGGGGTACACCGACTGGAGATTACCAACGATAAAAGAATTGTATTCCCTGATTATTTTCAGCGGCGTGGATCCCAGTGGTTATGAAGGTACTTCCACGAGTGGATTGTTTCCTTTTATCAATACGGATTATTTTGATTTTGCCTATGGCGATACCGATGCCGGGGAACGTATTATCGATGCCCAATATGCCACTACCTCCATGTATGTAGATGGTAATTTATTATTCGGGGTAAACTTCGCCGATGGTCGTATTAAAGGTTACGGGCTGCAAATGCCTTTCGGGTCGGGAGAAAAAACTTTTTTCGTAATGTATGTGCGTGGAAACACCACTTATGGTGAAAATGATTTTACCGATAACGGCGACGGTACCATCACCGACAAGGCCACAAACCTAATGTGGATGCAGGATGATAACGGAGCAGGGGTTTATTGGGAAGAGGCGCTGACCTATGCCGAAAATTTTGAATACGCAGGTTATACGGATTGGCGTTTGCCGGATGTCAAGGAGCTGCAGAGTATTGTCGATTATACCCGTTCACCGGGCACCACCCATTCTGCCGCTATGGATCCGTTATTCCATTGTACGGAAATGATCAATGAGGCCGGCCAGTCAGACTATCCATTTTTCTGGTCCAGTACCACACACAGCAATTGGACGAATATGGCCGGCAACCATGCCGCATACGTTAGCTTTGGCCGAGCTTTGGGATATATGAGCGATTGGGTGGATGTACACGGCGCCGGAGCTCAGCGCAGTGATCCTAAAACCGGAGACCCAGCCGATTTTTCAACAGGTTTTGGCCCTCAGGGCGATGCCATTCGCATTTACAATTATGTGCGACTGGTGAGAACCATCCAGAATTAA
- a CDS encoding RNA polymerase sigma factor, with protein sequence MTKEQELLNSIVKGDRDAFRQLYELFSDKVYNTAISYTQNVPDAEEVTQDVFTNIFRNASKFKGEAALSTWIYRITVNTSLNHIKSKKRFSFLSFGSPSMDEPDFDHPGILLEKKENARTLFKVINSLPANQKTAFILSFVEGLSRQEVADIMEMNLKAVESLLQRAKKNLREKLEKVYPERRKIK encoded by the coding sequence TTGACAAAAGAACAAGAATTACTAAATTCCATAGTCAAAGGCGACCGGGATGCTTTCCGACAATTGTATGAATTGTTTTCCGACAAGGTTTATAATACCGCTATCAGTTATACGCAAAATGTACCCGATGCCGAGGAAGTCACCCAGGATGTCTTTACCAATATATTCCGCAATGCTTCAAAATTTAAGGGGGAAGCAGCTTTAAGCACCTGGATCTATCGCATCACCGTCAACACTTCCCTCAATCATATCAAAAGTAAAAAGCGATTTTCCTTCCTGAGTTTTGGCAGCCCTTCAATGGACGAACCCGACTTTGACCATCCCGGAATTTTACTGGAAAAAAAAGAAAATGCAAGGACTTTGTTCAAAGTCATAAACTCCCTGCCTGCCAATCAGAAAACGGCCTTCATTTTGAGTTTCGTGGAAGGATTGTCAAGGCAGGAAGTCGCTGATATTATGGAAATGAACTTAAAGGCAGTTGAATCATTATTGCAACGGGCGAAAAAAAATTTGAGAGAAAAATTAGAAAAAGTTTACCCGGAGCGAAGGAAAATCAAATAG
- a CDS encoding NYN domain-containing protein, with translation MNFNLAVLIDGDNIPSAYVKEMMEEIAKYGNPTIKRIYGDWTNPGLSKWKNLLLENAITPIQQYGYTKGKNATDSAMIIDAMDILYSQKVNGFCIVSSDSDFTRLATRLREAGMQVIGIGEKKTPNPFIVACDKFIYIEILKNQPKEAESESEKDAPKDSVDKITAREINLIATTITDLSDDDGWAFLGDVGSLLQKKQPNFDPRNYGFQKLTPLMKSIGKFDIEQRESSKSRYKLIYVKIKEKEKPKPKSKPKSRGRK, from the coding sequence ATGAATTTCAACCTGGCAGTACTCATTGATGGTGATAATATTCCATCAGCCTATGTGAAAGAGATGATGGAAGAAATTGCCAAATATGGCAATCCAACCATCAAGAGAATCTATGGCGACTGGACGAACCCGGGGTTGTCAAAATGGAAAAACCTGCTGCTGGAGAACGCGATTACGCCCATCCAGCAGTATGGTTATACCAAAGGAAAAAATGCCACGGATTCGGCCATGATCATCGATGCCATGGATATCCTGTATTCTCAAAAGGTGAACGGTTTTTGCATCGTTTCCAGTGACAGTGATTTTACCCGACTGGCCACCCGACTCCGGGAAGCCGGCATGCAGGTGATCGGGATCGGAGAAAAAAAGACCCCCAATCCTTTTATCGTGGCCTGCGACAAATTCATCTACATCGAAATTCTGAAAAATCAACCCAAAGAGGCTGAATCTGAATCTGAAAAGGATGCTCCTAAAGATTCAGTGGATAAAATAACGGCCAGGGAAATCAACCTAATTGCTACGACGATCACTGACTTATCCGACGACGACGGATGGGCCTTCCTGGGAGATGTCGGCAGCTTACTGCAAAAGAAACAGCCCAATTTTGACCCCCGGAACTATGGTTTTCAGAAGTTGACTCCATTGATGAAATCTATTGGCAAATTTGACATCGAACAAAGGGAGAGTTCAAAAAGCCGGTATAAACTGATCTACGTAAAAATCAAGGAAAAGGAAAAACCTAAACCTAAATCTAAACCTAAATCGCGCGGACGTAAATGA